From Hydractinia symbiolongicarpus strain clone_291-10 chromosome 12, HSymV2.1, whole genome shotgun sequence, one genomic window encodes:
- the LOC130621986 gene encoding uncharacterized protein LOC130621986 has protein sequence MGLMQQQKHGVQLSILKSHIETAALACVIPTRRFDSSLKEEFYSTHALNTISETKDQYSVWKKIERKCRDVLKSNKIRKAASMPMLLPSQWSTKKKSPAVRIISLPPNDCKEQDTCENFDNAHECNRTMNFVLTQYFVGWKV, from the exons ATGGGCTTGATGCAACAGCAGAAGCATGGTGTGCAGTTATCAATCTTGAAG agtCATATAGAAACAGCAGCTCTTGCTTGTGTCATACCAACTCGAAGATTTGACAGCAGTCTTAAAGAAGAATTCTATAGCACCCACGCATTGAATACTATTTCTGAAACAAAAGATCAATACAGTGTTTGGAAAAAAATCGAAAGAAAGTGCAGAGATGTGctgaaaagtaacaaaatacGAAAAGCTGCTAGCATGCCGATGTTACTTCCTTCTCAGTGGTCAACAAAAAAGAAGAGTCCTGCTGTTAGAATCATTTCTCTTCCACCTAATGACTGCAAGGAACAGGATACGTGTGAAAACTTCGACAATGCGCATGAATGTAACAGGACAATGAATTTTGTGTTGACGCAATACTTTGTAGGCTGGAAAGTGTGA
- the LOC130621119 gene encoding ATP-dependent DNA helicase RecQ-like, with amino-acid sequence MALTYIDILKRISFALNNYIFQFCLKPKQVICLEALLKGNDVVAVLPTGFGKSIIFHLLADLFPVKNEKNIVLVISPLTSIINDQVKYLNGIGFSAAVLNLEQRKFEADESLFGSNDAVEDDHDGTNITIDCGIKNGDIKILFAHPESFLSDQGRSILKSKIYQQNVVACVVDEAHCVEMWGAEFREDFGKLCTLKALFPSTPMIALTATAPPSKINILKEKLCFSPYCKVVVANPNRKNIFLKKLPRRGNNFGLRSYDDILVPIAKELNKLRDDYPMTIIYMKLKYCGYAYSLFQQTVTPNNTKLFCQFHAPQTSRMKKEILDEITKQDSSIRVVFATTALGMGVNAPKVTEVIHITPPANIESYMQEIGRAGRCGQNSTATLYYNNADIAVNKNNVDDSMKCFCKTDLCLRKFILNFFGFKKYEQDNCCSNCTKSNLLIKETTLPCRDLVSEDAFKCLQTELKEIIETWRLSLLTTLDQTYELPSINKNLVQTLLSKLPFIRSKNDLLFEYDVWDDQYATTIYDKINKYAPKHK; translated from the exons ATGGCTCTAACGTATATTGATATTTTAAAGCGAATATCTTTCGCAttaaataattacatttttCAGTTTTGCCTGAAACCAAAGCAAGTCATATGTTTGGAAGCTTTGTTAAAGGGGAATGATGTGGTGGCAGTTCTGCCTACTGGATTtggaaaatcaattatttttcatttacttgCTGATCTCTTCccagttaaaaatgaaaagaatattGTTTTGGTCATCAGCCCTTTAACTTCCATTATAAATGATCAGGTGAAATACTTGAATGGGATTGGTTTTTCTGCTGCTGTATTGAACTTGGAACAGAGGAAGTTTGAGGCAGATGAGAGCTTGTTTGGAAGTAATGATGCAGTGGAGGACGACCATGATGGTACAAATATTACAATTGATTGTGGTATTAAAAACGGAGATATTAAGATTTTATTTGCCCATCCAGAATCCTTTTTATCTGATCAAGGGCGTTCAATTTTAAAGAGCaaaatttatcaacaaaatgtggTAGCTTGCGTGGTTGATGAAGCGCATTGTGTTGAAATGTG GGGTGCTGAATTTCGTGaagattttggaaaattatGCACACTGAAAGCTCTTTTTCCAAGCACACCCATGATTGCTTTGACAGCAACTGCACCCCCaagcaaaataaacattttaaaagagaaactaTGTTTCAGTCCTTATTGTAAGGTTGTTGTTGCAAAtccaaatagaaaaaatatatttttaaagaaattgccAAGACGCGGAAACAACTTTGGCTTAAGAAGCTATGACGATATTTTAGTTCCCATTGCTAAAGAGTTAAATAAATTACGGGATGATTATCCCATGACAATCATTTACATGAAGCTAAAATATTGTGGCTATGCTTATTCGTTATTTCAGCAAACAGTAACTCCAAATAACACAAAACTATTTTGTCAATTTCATGCTCCTCAAACATCTAGAATGAAGAAAGAAATCTTAGATGAAATTACAAAACAAGATTCGTCTATTAGAGTTGTGTTTGCAACCACAGCACTCGGGATGGGTGTTAATGCACCAAAGGTTACTGAAGTTATCCACATAACGCCTCCAGCCAATATTGAATCTTACATGCAAGAAATTGGTAGAGCTGGAAGGTGTGGGCAAAACTCAACTGCAACATTGTATTACAATAATGCAGATATTgctgttaataaaaataatgttgacgATAGCATGAAGTGCTTCTGCAAAACAGATCTGTGCTTAAGGAAATTTATTCTAAATTTctttggttttaaaaaatatgaacaagATAATTGTTGCTCAAATTGTACAAAGTCTAATTTGCTgataaaagaaacaacattaCCTTGCCGTGATTTAGTATCAGAAGATGCTTTTAAATGCTTACAAACTGAGCTGAAAGAAATTATTGAAACTTGGAGACTTTCGCTATTGACTACCCTTGATCAAACTTATGAACTTCCATCTATCAATAAAAATTTGGTTCAAACACTATTGAGTAAACTTCCATTTATAAGATCTAAAAATGATCTGTTATTTGAATATGATGTTTGGGATGATCAATATGCTACCACCATATacgataaaataaataagtatgcCCCAAAGCATAAATAA